gcaccgcggatgatgaatggtgccgaggttcatgctcagataggtgctctcgtgcccaatgaagaaggtggttttgtgggatatggtgagcagcgtatgtggactcatatctcgggcatgacgaggctcccctatttcgatgaccttcttctaccacataacattgatgtaatgcacactgaaaagaatgtcaccgaggcactttgggcaacactcatggacactgaaaagtctaaggataACCCAAAGGCTAGAATAGACCTggcaacattgtgcgatagaccaaatcaagagatgcaacctcctagtcgtggcaagacctggagaaggcctaaggctgatttcgtcttgaaaaaggaccaaaggagggaagtacttgaatggatcaagaagctaatgttccctgatggatatgcagcgaatctaaagaggggagttaacttaggcactctgcgagtcaacgggatgaagagtcatgactaccacatatggattgagcggcttcttccggcgatggttcgaggctatgtcccggagcatgtctggcaagtgctggcagagttgagctacttattccgccagctttgtgccaaggagctctctcggaccgtcattgatgacttggaaaaagcggcacccgtgttgctctgtaagttagagaagatctttccacccgcctgcttcttgtcgatgcagcatttgattgtgcacctcccgtatgaggcatggatgggggggcccgtgcagaaccgttggtgctatccaatcgagagatgtctgaagactcttcgcaaaaaatgtagaaataaagccagaattgaggcttccattgcagaggcatacattctagaggaggtgtcgaacttcacagagaaatactacactgagaaacttcctaacgttcataatccaccccctcgttacaatgctggcgaaaatgaatcgaacctcagccttttccaagggcaacttggaagcgcaagtgcatcgaccactaagcaattgaaaaatgaagagtggcgcagtatcatgctatatgtgttgaccaaccttgtcgaggtgcaaccgttcattcggtaagttctaaacgaacttgtttcatttcgctgtatgtccttgtttcatcgtccaacccccttgtttctcgttggtacagggaatttcttcgtcaatcctggcatggttcaaggcaacctaccccgcaagaaaatgatacccttctttcacggggtgcgggacaagggagccccgatttcatttgttggttcaaacagaaagcccaaactgatgcgcctataagtgatgagttaagacaggttgcaaatggctgtgccattagggtcaagtcatttaccgattatgacgtgaatggatattgttttcacacagcaagctacgagcagagtcggcccaatcgacaaaccacaaacagcggagttgttacacccggcactgatggactcgactattatggaagaattgaagaaatctacgaactatcattttatggttccaaacctcttactcctgtcatattcaaatgccactggtttcatcctggtgtaacgagacgaacccctaagcttgggctagtcgagattcgacaggattccgtctatccaggaaaagatgtctacattgtggctcaacaggccgtccaggtttattatacgtcatacgcgtgcaaagacgccaagcatcttaagggttggtctattgtgcacaaggtatcgccacacggtaaactacctgtcccaaacgatgaagattataacttcaacccaaacacatatgatggagagttctatcaagaagaggggctacaagggaggtttgacatagacttaaccgaagagataggaatggaagtagataatgaaagggatgatgacgaggacgctggagacgaggtgcgaaatctgaaggacatacaaatgcttgagcgattacatttcggcaatgacaatgaagacaacattcctccttcggatagtgttgatgagttggacaatgttgatagtgatgacgagacctatgatccagctaatttcaatcatgaagattatttctaatacatgtaatactatgttttttgtaattatgttttgttcatttttgcatatatttctaatacatgtaatactatattttttgtaattatgttttgtttatttttgcacctatttctaattacgtcttgtttttctttttttattgcaggtgattgagcaaagatggcgggcgaccgtcataggtctgtgaactcgatttaccaaagaccacgccggtcgcaggagggggcagagggatcgaacaggaggaggaggaccgctagccgcaggagggggccgtctcctcccatgccacgtgaggaggactgccagccgcaggaggaggtggcgcccgtggatgagTCAGACAAGGAGTTGGTTcggcagacggaggaggaggaggaggaggaggaggtggaggaggaggtggaggaggaggaggagggggggggaggcggcaggcacgggttccgcttcctccaactcctcttcgagtgtctacttgcgaggtcccacgagcctcccacaggttccgcttcctcaccaacgcccagtgattcgccccgaaggacaaaagtaagtaactgtatatgttatcaccactacttcatatgatatgatgaaaaaaactaataatttttcttaattacttgtgcaggaactaggtggttgtgttgggtggtagcgcacggctagtcaacggcatcctgggtcttctgtgcgggcagcacttccccggcattgtcacgtacgcatcgaagacggagccggcctactcgtttgaccactacgtcgtcgcctccaatgcggagtaccccaacaaggcggcgcgggtgaaggcagagttttgggtaagtctcccttgcacaacattgctcaatacgtcgcattcattagacttttcttgaaataatgaattgatacatcgcttttgtatgcagacttattacagatgcgaggagggatttgaggctagggcgaagcaggcgactaccaaagcctgtaaaaaactcgtcaccgacatgcatcacgaggcgcgcatctaggccatcgtaacctactacgggtcgaagcttggagagaggaaaaccaagaaagacacaagagagatgcagctgacccgggagcagtaccttgaggtaaatgaagaacatcaacattgattcgatttgagattaagttggtttaatttgatcttcttatatgtccaatacttgatgacgtgtaggtgattccctggtggtgccaagcgtatcccgagtgctgggcgatgatggtggacaggtggttcacggaggagtacctcaagatgcacagggatgcccgggaccgtcgtttactgatgcaaggtccagcacaccatcaaggcagccgcaacctcgccggatacaaacaagcatgggtacgcgaattgatttatctattctcacgctcagttctgtctgatttctaatcatcgtgctgtctttctcgcagtcggcgtcacatagtggccaggcttgctcggacttccaggcatggtgtatggcccacaagggtaaggcgacgtccaacgtctccttcaacctggaggacccgcccgaggcatacacgaacccgagcatccactcccgcatcagtgagtacactgaggtggcgaggtcgctccatggggcagaccacgatccgagcacccaggacttcgatggagaggccgtcatgagggcggggcaaggcaagaagcatggacggttttggcttggcgacggcgtcatcgacacggcctctactccctctctctcccagatccgagcacggagcacgagcaagAGCcaggccattcgcacacggccgaccgctgcacagcaccgggtcgacgcactggaggttattcctgttttactcgtcatacattgatctttacacatcttaattagctttgcattactgaaacattggagtgaaatattgcaggcccggctggaacaagaaatgaaggaacgtcaggagctgggggcccagttggaggccgagcgggtcaagcggcaggcccaggcgcagaggctgatggacattacggatttcctacaagggcttgggcaacgtatgggcttgtctctgccacctgggctgttggttccacctccgcctccacgtcctgcagctgcagctactcctgtgagtatcaaagttttttactttcacttgtgctttgcttgtatggcctctatcgtcctagattagctatcaaaataatcttgtctcacatgtaatcttttctcctttgtgcagtctccatctgacggtggttcgaataatccacctcatgcacctacgaatgatgcatctgggccttcaccacagtcgcagtggccgagatgagtacatgttgtattttttacatttgttgttcacttggtgatggacttgtgatgcacttgtggactttgatggacttgtaaacttatttggatggacttgagcacttattattatatattgtgatggatgtgatatgggcggatggatgtgtggatggatgagatatatatgtgatggatgagatatatatgcgatggatgagatatatatgtgatatatgtttgtatgaatgtatttgtcatgatggaatgcaaaaaaaaaaatatttgccgttttgggtcactttgccgagtgttgcactcggcaaaggacccatttgccgagcgcaatggtcacaacgctcggcaaagctggcaaaatgggcgaccagaaaacatattttccagctttgccgagtgttgtgactctaacactcggcaaagaaatttaaaaaaaaaattaaactttgccgagtgcctgccgtgttggcactcggcaaagagtttaaaaaaaaatctttgccgagtgcctggagtggtggcactcggcaaagaaaatttccaaaaaaaataaaaactctttgccgagtgccttccgggttgacgctcggcaaagaatttttcaaaaaaaaataaaaaatctttgccgagtgcctggagatttggcactcggcaaagaaaattttcaaaaaaaaaataaaagctctttgccgagtgccttccgggttggcgctcggcaaagaatttttttaaaaaaataaaaagctttgccgagtgcatggagggttggcactcggcaaagaaaattctcaaaaaaaaaactctttgccgagtgcctcacgggttggcactcggcaaagaaagttttaaaaaaattttaaaaaaatctttgccgagtgccggcagggttgacactcggcaaagtgaccgtcaacgggaccggcgccgtgacggtcgcttttctttgccgagtgtttccggggcactcggcaaagcctttgccgagtgcccgataaaatacactcggcaaagagtgctttgccgatcaattttttgccgtgtgtgctttgccgagtgccgcactcggcaaaggctttgccgagtgcaatatagcctttgccgagtgcctcaggcactcggcaaagaacctgaatccagtagtgagtaGTGTCCCTTTATGTAGTCGTAGACTCGAAGTGTACTATATGTGTAGTTATATACAGGTAATGTAGCTGGTATATGCATTGTCGTGACAAAGAAGCTAAAGTGTAAAACCTAATATACTACTTTTGAAACGTTCCATATGCTACCTACGTTCAAGTAGTTCGATCCAGATGCATTGAtcatgaaagaaaaagaaacagaGCAACGACATGAATCATACGTAGGTGCACAAGCGCGTGCACACCGACACACGCATAAGTGCGTAACCctatggatgaaaacggacggATACGGACCGATATCACTAATATtacatttattttcatatttctgtccggattcggattcgaatatggatagtgtcaatcatgccggataggatatgattggatatcgacatcataaatatgtgatttgagtattcagatacggatacggtatcggatgttgaatatccggactatAATACAGACAGATCCGAAtctctctaaacggattcggtctcgaacacggtcggaaaatatccataccattttTGTCCCTACCTAACCCAGAGGCCAAAGCGAGAAAAATGGGCGAGGATCGGAGAGACAAAACGTCTGAATCCAACTCCGACATGCAACGACTGACATTGCAGTGAGACGTATAGCAGATTTCTGTAAAGAATCATCTATTTATACATTACATGATTACAATTTTATTTCCCGCGCTTACAGATGTGCATGTCATTATTTGTTAAAACTGCAGCTTCGAAATCACTGCCTGGAAATTAAAGTGGGAACGATCCTCATCGCATGCTCTCAATTTGTTCAATCCTCTGCATCACCGCGTTCGCTGCCGCTGACACCAGCTCGGCCAAATCACTGCATGCAGATCCAGAGATCACCATTAATAATAGAAAACAATTTTAAGAGACAGCTGTTTTTATTTACAATGGTGTTGTTGTGGTCTAAGCAAATCCCTTTTCCCCACCTATCTATTATTGGACAAGTATAATTAGTTCCGCACAATTCCTATACTTCAGTGCCTGAAATCGATTTCAAGCGATCCGCTCCTACGCGCCCGCTTCGACGAAGAAGACAGTGGTGGCTAGGGTTTCCCAACTCCggcgccctctctctctctgaccCTCTCTCTTTTGTTCCCCAACTCCGGCGGGCTTAGAAGGGCCTCGGGGGAGGTAGGCTAGCCAGACGATGGGGACGGTGGGAGTGCGGCCATTAGGGTTCTAGCTACGGAGGAGGCGGTCAGGCTAGGTCAGTGCGGGGGCGACAATGGCCATAGCGGCGGCGGGAGGGGAAGGGAAAGAAGCAAGCTGCCGTGGGCGGTAGGGTCTTGACGGAGCTTCGTGTCCGCGGCCGCTTCGGCGAAACCCTACTACGCCGCGGCAGGGCAACGGCGGCGATGGTAGTGGGGTTGCGTGCTTTGGGAAGAAGAACGGTGACTGGCCTGAGGTAGAAGACAACACAATCACTACCGAAAACCGGCTATTTgacgagtgtttttatgtttgccgagtgcatttcctcgggcactcgacaaataggccctttgccgagtgctgtgaaaaaaaaacactcagcaaaataaatacactcggcaaactagaaaaaaaaacactcggcaaaactaggcactgggcaaagaaatatgtttgccgagtgtaactatcgggcacttggcaaagaaatatgtttgtccagtgtaattatttggcactcagcaaataattttattttttttctcttctaaccttgaaactttttctactctcaacATAAAACATGTGGTATTCCATGTTAAAATTAAGTATATttgtggatctgtttgctataattaattaatttattgtatttctaGGAATTTTTTGTATAAGTCAAATCTGAACcgtaagtgattcaaataatagaataaaatgagtaaaaaatgatattcatgttattgaatccagtgtgaggccttacccggaaatgaaaagaaatttcgaacatcttgttcaggaaacacgaccacgaacgtgtggccgaatggtttttaaattctaaaaaaaacaaacgaagtttgaaaatcatgagatttgtcatgatgtgatgatatcatacgtggagactatggtaaaaaattgagaaggtttcgcataatttgtcaggtacgatgtttacaaaccgaagcatctcagaagaagaatcgtagcgttgagaaggaatcggtaagatttggagtcaaagtgacggtcgaataggggtttgacttcaaaactttttgtatatgcaatagagaacatagattgtttcatgtgaaattttggtaactttttggatctgtttgataattttaatttattaagtgcaattatagaattttaattgatataaattaaatttgagttGTAACTGTATAAAATAATGGAAtcatattcgtagaaaaatcatatatatattgttgagtcaatttgacaaggtattttcagaGTACATCGAACAAAAAAAACACATTATGGAAAACaaggaaataaaaaaataaataatatatttgccgagtgcccgaaaccctagacactcggtaaagattagTTTGTCGAGTGTTATGATCTTACACTCGGCACATTATAAAAGCACCCGGCCGCCGTCCCCTCCCTCCCACCGTCCCCTCCCTCTCTCggcgccgccgccccctccctccacTCCCTCTCCCGGCGCcgacccctcccctccctccctctccctctccacccTCCCTCCTGatgccgccccctcccctccctctcccgtcgccgccccctcccctccctcccggcACCGCcgacccctcccctccctcccggagccgccatctccctccctctccccccatccccctccctctccctctttttTTGCACAAgtggtggcgacggcggcgggctgGGCGAGAAGCGGCAAGCGAGCcgagtggtggtggcggcggtgggcaAGCAGCGGCAGGGCGAGCCACATGGTGGCGGTGGCGAGCAGCGGTGGGGCTTGCTGCGTGGTGGCGgtcccggcggcggcggggcgagcCATGTGGTGGCGGTGGCGAGCAGCTGCGGGACGAGccgcggggtggcggcggcggcggggcgagccgcgtggtggcggtggcggcggtgacggtgttttttttttgccgagtgtcggtgcccaaaaaacactcggcaaagtctttgccgagcgcctgataaaaaacactcagcaaagaaacgTTTACCGACTCTGTGTACGCCgagtgctgtttgccgagtgcaacactcagcaaaggctttgccgagtgttttttgggcttcgcCGTGTGCCGTGGGCACACGGCAAACTTTCTCATTCCGGTAGTGATTGACCATCGGATGCTCATCCTGCTGTTGGAATCCATCGCCTGAGACGAAGCCTGTTTGAGGCGACTGAATTATAGCACATCCCTTAGTTCCGAGCTAACTGTATTATTATTGCATGCGTGCATAACAATGCTCGCAGAGCGGCAGAGGTCAGAGCAAGCTCTGAGAATTTCAATGGCGCGTGCATGGACCCATATAGAAGATTATTAGGAGTAGCTAGGTCAGGTCGGATCGTTACGTACCCTGTGGCTGGGTCGTAGGCGAGGCCAACGGTGTACTTGGCCTCGCGGAGCGCGACCCTGAAGCGCTCGACGTCACGGGGCTCGTGAGTGTGGACGACGGCCTGCGGCAGGACCAGCGCGGAGGGCTTGACGCCGTAGAAGATGGGGACGATGACCTTGCGCGCCTCCACGAGCGCGGCGAGCTCGTGCAGGCAGAACTCGGAGTCGAGGTAGCGCTCGGAGAAGATGGCCACGGCCACCTTGCACTGGCTCATGCCCTGGTTGATGCCCTCCACCAGCCTGTCCCCCGGACGCAAGGACATGCTGTCCAGGAACGTGCGGACCCGGCCGCCGCTGAGCTGCAGCAGCCGGTCGTGCAGCAGGCGCGCCACCGTGTGCCGGGTGTCCACCCCGCGGTGGTTGATGAACACGTCGTAGCACGGCGGCGCCGTCTTCACGCAGCCGGACACCTCCTTCGCCTCGTCGGCAGACGACTCCACCCGCTGCGCCTCCGCCGACGACGAGGCGCTGTTCCCGGTGGTGGCTGCGGCCTCCACTGACGCGTTGAGGCGCGCCGCCGGCGAACCGCTCATCAAAGCCTCCGCCGACGAATGAAGCTGGATCGACCAACGATTAGGGAATAGTACTCTGGGTGATAGAATGCCCGGGGATGAGTTTTATAGCGGCAATTGGCAACAACGTACGTGTGAAAGCGTACGCTCCTTGTGAGGAAAAATCTCGGTCCATTTTGAATTTGATTTTGCATTTGAATATATACACATGTACACGTGACACAATGCTGTTTGAAGGATAGTCCCAACGCTTCGTCGCTGAACATCAACATCGCGGTTGTGTATACTTGTGTTCAAACGTGTCCGCGGACAAAACACAAAGGCAGCAGGAATCAGAAAGGCGTGCACGTGGTGCTCACCGAAGCATTGGAAAAATAAGGGAAAAGCTAAACATCAACCGGTTGTTTTTGTTGTCCGTGCTCACGCGTTTTACCAGCCATTGGAATCTGCTCACTCTTATCTCATCCATCGGATGCTTTGTTCTGTCTTATCATCGTGCAAGCAGTTTTGTTTGTCTACTGAGAGACACCCACACACAGCTCTGGTTTTTATTTTCTGGGAACTGCACCCATTTCTTCTTCATTTCGGTGAGTCTTATCCACCGCTTGCGGGAGGTGAGGCGTCTCGAAGGCGACTACCAGGCAATGTCTAGGGTATGTCATTTCAGGTATTTCCCTGATTTTTGTCTTGTTATTTCTCTCACCGGATGCTCGAGCTAGTCCCCCATGCATGTGTCCGGTTTTGGTTTTTTGCTCCTGttttattcttcttctttttttttttgcgcatCCTGCTCCTGTTCTATTCGTTCTTGCTGATTTCCTCCAACAGCAAAGAAGGCATAGAAGTCAGTTGAGGCAAAGAAAACAGGCCGAGTCGGCTTAGATCCAGCCAGGTCGGATTTGTCGGGCTTAGCTTTGTACAGAGGCTACTGAAACTGCCCAAGCTGGTTGCTTGTTCTAGCGGCGACCGATATGCCTCCGAGTGATTCAGTCCCCATTGAATCTCATGTGGTTCCCACGGCCTCTAAGGTGCCTAAGGACAATAGAGAGGAGACGGTCGATTATGAGCCCTCACCGGAAAGGACCAATGTCAGTATGGTGGGAGATGATGCAAGGACGGCTCAATTCGACTTTGCGACACAAGCCCGAAGACTCCGTGAATCATCTCAAGCCGCTACATGTGATGGGCCATATTAATGACACACCAATTAATCCATAACATATTGGTGGATAATGGAGCGACTGTGGATGTCATATTTGCTCACTACCAGAATCCTtaaatttaccgagtgtttttatgtttgccgagtgtatttcttTAGGCACTCGGTGAACAagatttttgccgagtgctgcgctaaaaacactcggcaaaaaaaaaacactccacAAAgatgtggtttgccgagtgtcaaaaaaacaacactcggcaaataaataaaatcttttttcggaaaaagaaggagaagaaaaaaatgaaaaaaaaactttgccgagtgctcagatctagaacacACGGCAacgaaataaaatctttttcctggaaaaaaaggagaagaaaaaaaatgaaaaaaaaactttgtcgagtgcccctatCTAGGATACtcagcaaacaaaaaaaaatatcatACTTAACCCATCCATCCCGTCTCCTAGTCACGCCCTCACTTCTCTCCCCGTCTCCTCGTCTCTCCGTCACCTCTCTCACTCTTTCCTCTCCCTCACTTCTCTCGGTGGAGGGCACGGCGGCGTGGGCACACCAAGGCTGCTTCACAGGGGTGGTGGAGGAGTGGCCCGGTGTTGCGGGCATGGCACGGCGGCGTGGCTTTGTGAGCGGAGCGTGGCGTGGTGCGGTGGAGCTGCCTCTCACCCTCGCGGCGCCCGGATTCatggcgtggcgtggcgcggcCTCTCTCCCTCGCCGGTGCTCGGATCCACGGTGGCAGCAGGCGGAGGCGGTGGCCGGCGAGCATGGGTCCTCGCGGCAGCTGTCTCCCGCGACGCGGATCCAGGGCGGGTCGGCCCCCACCAGCGTCGGCGGTGCGGATCCATGGCAGGGCGACCCCCCACCCGCGGAGGCGGCGGCCAGCGCCGGTGCGAGCGGGGTGGCTGGATCCAGCTCCCTCCCTCGTTCGCTCAGCACGGCGGCGTGGATCCAAGGCAGAGAAGGTGGCTGCAGATCCAGGGCAGGGAAGGTGGTCACGCCGTCGCTCAGCACGGCGGC
Above is a genomic segment from Miscanthus floridulus cultivar M001 chromosome 3, ASM1932011v1, whole genome shotgun sequence containing:
- the LOC136543467 gene encoding probable 2' cyclic ADP-D-ribose synthase BdTIR is translated as MSGSPAARLNASVEAAATTGNSASSSAEAQRVESSADEAKEVSGCVKTAPPCYDVFINHRGVDTRHTVARLLHDRLLQLSGGRVRTFLDSMSLRPGDRLVEGINQGMSQCKVAVAIFSERYLDSEFCLHELAALVEARKVIVPIFYGVKPSALVLPQAVVHTHEPRDVERFRVALREAKYTVGLAYDPATGDLAELVSAAANAVMQRIEQIESMR